In Arachis hypogaea cultivar Tifrunner chromosome 2, arahy.Tifrunner.gnm2.J5K5, whole genome shotgun sequence, a genomic segment contains:
- the LOC112758741 gene encoding IQ domain-containing protein IQM3-like isoform X2, whose translation MEVDTLSAFEPFSFGDFRLTSSSDYSQLSPNVDPHAHSRAALRVQKVYRSYRTRRRLADSAVVAEELWWQAIDFVRLNHSTISFFNLPESAASRWSRVRLNAAKVGKGLSLDAQAQKLAFQHWIEAIDPRHRYGHNLHYYYEEWCKTDSGHPFFYWLDLGNGKNIDLEQCPRSKLRKQCIKYLGPQEREHYEYIVCDGQIIHKQTGDFLHTYEDTEVAKWIFVMSTSKKLYAGKKKKGLFHHSSFLAGGATVAAGRLEVENGFLKIRKPNEDSDMYEDKPIESEVITEVPTNGNVFSSEPEISKEVETTPSSDKEQEDPQPEPAPTPTPTPTYMRTLSGGLQSPRAEVPKTSILQRINSKKASKSYQLGHQLSSKWSTGAGPRIGCVNDYPVELRLQALEMLNLSPKFPPSPSSYMLVGDLMSPNASPIPNIAP comes from the exons ATGGAGGTTGATACGCTCTCTGCTTTTGAACCATTCTCCTTCGGAGATTTTCGATTAACGTCCTCCTCCGATTACTCCCAACTCTCTCCCAATGTCGATCCTCACGCGCATTCACGCGCTGCTCTCAGAGTTCAGAAGGTTTACCGCAGCTACCGTACTCGCCGCCGCTTGGCCGATTCCGCCGTCGTCGCCGAAGAGCTCTG GTGGCAAGCGATAGATTTTGTGCGGCTAAATCATAGCACGATTTCGTTCTTCAATTTGCCGGAAAGCGCTGCTTCTCGCTGGAGCCGTGTTCGTCTCAACGCTGCCAAG GTGGGTAAAGGTTTGTCCTTAGACGCCCAAGCTCAAAAGTTGGCTTTTCAGCATTGGATTGAAGCT ATTGATCCACGCCATCGTTATGGACACAACTTGCATTACTATTATGAAGAATGGTGTAAAACGGATTCTGGTCACCCATTCTTCTATTG GTTGGATTTAGGAAATGGGAAAAACATTGATCTTGAGCAATGCCCTCGATCAAAGCTCCGAAAACAATGCATTAAGTATCTTGGACCT CAAGAGAGAGAGCACTACGAGTACATTGTCTGTGATGGGCAAATTATCCACAAACAAACTGGAGATTTTCTTCATACATATGAAGATACCGAAGTTGCCAAGTGGATATTTGTAATGAGTACCTCCAAGAAACTTTATGCAGGCAAG AAAAAGAAAGGGTTGTTCCATCATTCTTCCTTTCTGGCTGGCGGAGCTACCGTAGCTGCCGGAAGATTGGAAGTCGAGAATGGGTTTCTAAAG ATCCGTAAGCCAAATGAAGATAGTGATATGTATGAGGACAAGCCTATCGAAAGCGAAGTAATAACCGAAGTTCCAACCAATGGCAACGTGTTTTCTTCTGAACCCGAAATTTCCAAGGAGGTGGAGACCACCCCATCCTCAGATAAGGAACAGGAAGATCCTCAACCTGAACCGGCACCAACACCGACACCGACACCTACCTACATGAGAACTCTCTCAGGTGGTCTTCAGAGTCCAAGAGCCGAGGTACCAAAGACTTCGATATTGCAAAGGATAAATTCCAAGAAGGCCTCAAAGTCCTACCAATTAGGTCATCAACTTTCAAGTAAATGGTCAACTGGTGCTGGTCCTAGAATTGGTTGTGTCAATGATTACCCTGTTGAGCTTAGGTTACAAGCATTGGAAATGCTTAACCTTTCTCCAAAATTTCCACCTTCACCTTCTTCTTACATGCTAGTGGGTGATCTTATGTCCCCTAATGCATCTCCAATACCCAATATAGCACCATGA
- the LOC112729999 gene encoding subtilisin-like protease SBT4.15, whose amino-acid sequence MQTWFHSISMLITKHSKVIGAKFFHLEQNDFMDTNLSPMDEEGHGTHTASIAAGALVRRASLYGIGRGTSRGGSPNARIAVYKVCWNSGCSDMDLLAAFDDAIADGVNFISVSLGGNPREFFSDPVAIGSFHAMKRGILTTCSAGNDGPYAETVQNVAPWILTVAASSSGRQFITPISLGNGKKVTGVSINTFSPKKKMYPLISGDLAINASGDSYGNASACDYGTLSKDKVKGKIVYCLGDTGNQDLTIKQLEGAGLISASAVKADYSPVTIIPSSTVDAYTLGNNISLYINSTKNPKAVIYKTTSKTGQVPYIASFSSRGPELITSKILKPDLAAPGVDILGGYSKLETITTYPEPEDNRFQSFNILSGTSMACPHATGAAAYVKSFHREWTPAAVKSALMTTAIPMKDFAAELGTGSGRINPIRALDPGLIYDINLDSYIAFLCNEGYNSTSIDILVGSKGFNCSTINKPTQGNDGINYPSMHIQVPSNSTISATFYRTVTNVGTGNSTYKANITAPKDLSVKVEPSILQFSKIKQELSFKVVIKGPQFPKGIKVLSASLEWNDSKHNVRSPILIYKQGNVY is encoded by the exons ATGCAAACTTGGTTCCATTCCATTTCTATGTTAATTACAAAACACAGCAAGGTGATAGGAGCAAAATTCTTCCACTTAGAACAAAACGATTTTATGGACACAAATCTTAGCCCTATGGACGAAGAAGGCCACGGCACACACACGGCGTCCATAGCCGCGGGTGCGCTCGTTCGGAGAGCCAGTCTTTATGGCATCGGCCGCGGGACATCCCGCGGCGGGTCTCCGAACGCGCGCATAGCGGTGTACAAAGTGTGTTGGAACAGCGGATGCAGTGACATGGACTTATTGGCAGCGTTTGATGATGCAATTGCTGATGGTGTGAACTTCATATCTGTGTCTCTTGGAGGGAATCCAAGGGAGTTCTTCAGTGATCCAGTGGCCATTGGATCATTTCATGCAATGAAAAGAGGGATCTTAACAACATGTTCAGCTGGGAATGATGGTCCTTATGCTGAAACCGTTCAGAATGTTGCTCCATGGATTTTAACTGTGGCTGCTTCTTCTAGTGGTAGACAGTTTATAACACCGATATCCCTTGGTAATGGCAAAAAAGTTACG GGAGTATCTATAAACACCTTCTCCCCCAAGAAAAAAATGTATCCATTGATTAGTGGAGACCTAGCCATTAATGCTTCAGGGGATAGCTATGGCAATGCCAG TGCTTGTGATTATGGGACTCTAAGCAAAGACAAAGTGAAGGGAAAGATTGTGTACTGCCTTGGAGACACTGGAAATCAGGACTTAACCATAAAACAATTAGAGGGAGCTGGTCTTATTTCTGCTTCTGCTGTTAAAGCAGACTATTCCCCAGTCACAATTATTCCTAGTTCCACTGTTGATGCCTACACTCTGGGAAATAACATTTCTCTCTACATCAATTCCACCAA GAATCCTAAAGCTGTTATATACAAAACCACAAGCAAAACAGGCCAAGTTCCATATATTGCTTCTTTCTCATCTAGAGGACCTGAATTAATCACCTCCAAAATCCTCAAG CCTGATTTGGCTGCTCCAGGAGTTGACATTCTAGGTGGTTATTCAAAGTTGGAAACCATAACAACTTACCCTGAACCTGAGGACAACCGTTTTCAATCCTTTAATATACTGTCAGGAACTTCTATGGCTTGTCCTCATGCCACCGGCGCCGCCGCCTATGTGAAATCGTTCCACCGTGAATGGACTCCAGCTGCAGTCAAGTCTGCTCTCATGACCACCG CTATTCCCATGAAAGACTTTGCAGCTGAGTTAGGAACTGGTTCAGGAAGAATCAACCCTATAAGAGCATTGGACCCAGGCTTAATCTATGACATTAATTTGGACTCTTACATTGCATTCTTATGCAATGAAGGTTACAATAGCACAAGCATTGATATACTAGTTGGAAGCAAAGGCTTTAATTGTTCCACCATTAATAAACCGACACAAGGAAATGATGGAATCAATTACCCTTCAATGCATATTCAGGTTCCTTCCAATTCTACCATCTCAGCAACATTTTATAGGACTGTGACTAATGTTGGAACTGGAAACTCAACTTATAAGGCTAACATTACAGCACCAAAGGATCTTTCAGTTAAGGTTGAACCAAGTATATTGCAATTTAGTAAGATAAAACAAGAGTTGTCCTTTAAGGTTGTCATAAAGGGTCCTCAATTTCCAAAAGGGATAAAGGTATTATCAGCATCACTTGAATGGAATGATTCTAAACACAATGTTAGAAGCCCTATACTTATCTATAAACAAGGAAATGTGTACTGA
- the LOC112758741 gene encoding IQ domain-containing protein IQM3-like isoform X1 gives MEVDTLSAFEPFSFGDFRLTSSSDYSQLSPNVDPHAHSRAALRVQKVYRSYRTRRRLADSAVVAEELWWQAIDFVRLNHSTISFFNLPESAASRWSRVRLNAAKVGKGLSLDAQAQKLAFQHWIEAIDPRHRYGHNLHYYYEEWCKTDSGHPFFYWLDLGNGKNIDLEQCPRSKLRKQCIKYLGPQEREHYEYIVCDGQIIHKQTGDFLHTYEDTEVAKWIFVMSTSKKLYAGKKKKGLFHHSSFLAGGATVAAGRLEVENGFLKSISAYSGHYRPTDDSLNSFLSYLKENGVNLDEVEIRKPNEDSDMYEDKPIESEVITEVPTNGNVFSSEPEISKEVETTPSSDKEQEDPQPEPAPTPTPTPTYMRTLSGGLQSPRAEVPKTSILQRINSKKASKSYQLGHQLSSKWSTGAGPRIGCVNDYPVELRLQALEMLNLSPKFPPSPSSYMLVGDLMSPNASPIPNIAP, from the exons ATGGAGGTTGATACGCTCTCTGCTTTTGAACCATTCTCCTTCGGAGATTTTCGATTAACGTCCTCCTCCGATTACTCCCAACTCTCTCCCAATGTCGATCCTCACGCGCATTCACGCGCTGCTCTCAGAGTTCAGAAGGTTTACCGCAGCTACCGTACTCGCCGCCGCTTGGCCGATTCCGCCGTCGTCGCCGAAGAGCTCTG GTGGCAAGCGATAGATTTTGTGCGGCTAAATCATAGCACGATTTCGTTCTTCAATTTGCCGGAAAGCGCTGCTTCTCGCTGGAGCCGTGTTCGTCTCAACGCTGCCAAG GTGGGTAAAGGTTTGTCCTTAGACGCCCAAGCTCAAAAGTTGGCTTTTCAGCATTGGATTGAAGCT ATTGATCCACGCCATCGTTATGGACACAACTTGCATTACTATTATGAAGAATGGTGTAAAACGGATTCTGGTCACCCATTCTTCTATTG GTTGGATTTAGGAAATGGGAAAAACATTGATCTTGAGCAATGCCCTCGATCAAAGCTCCGAAAACAATGCATTAAGTATCTTGGACCT CAAGAGAGAGAGCACTACGAGTACATTGTCTGTGATGGGCAAATTATCCACAAACAAACTGGAGATTTTCTTCATACATATGAAGATACCGAAGTTGCCAAGTGGATATTTGTAATGAGTACCTCCAAGAAACTTTATGCAGGCAAG AAAAAGAAAGGGTTGTTCCATCATTCTTCCTTTCTGGCTGGCGGAGCTACCGTAGCTGCCGGAAGATTGGAAGTCGAGAATGGGTTTCTAAAG TCCATATCTGCATATAGTGGACACTACCGGCCAACAGATGACAGCCTCAATAGTTTCTTATCGTATCTCAAAGAAAATGGGGTCAATCTTGATGAAGTTGAG ATCCGTAAGCCAAATGAAGATAGTGATATGTATGAGGACAAGCCTATCGAAAGCGAAGTAATAACCGAAGTTCCAACCAATGGCAACGTGTTTTCTTCTGAACCCGAAATTTCCAAGGAGGTGGAGACCACCCCATCCTCAGATAAGGAACAGGAAGATCCTCAACCTGAACCGGCACCAACACCGACACCGACACCTACCTACATGAGAACTCTCTCAGGTGGTCTTCAGAGTCCAAGAGCCGAGGTACCAAAGACTTCGATATTGCAAAGGATAAATTCCAAGAAGGCCTCAAAGTCCTACCAATTAGGTCATCAACTTTCAAGTAAATGGTCAACTGGTGCTGGTCCTAGAATTGGTTGTGTCAATGATTACCCTGTTGAGCTTAGGTTACAAGCATTGGAAATGCTTAACCTTTCTCCAAAATTTCCACCTTCACCTTCTTCTTACATGCTAGTGGGTGATCTTATGTCCCCTAATGCATCTCCAATACCCAATATAGCACCATGA